One Arthrobacter sp. FW306-07-I genomic window carries:
- a CDS encoding NAD-dependent malic enzyme — protein sequence MANPSPGNSITLRVEAPSSFSATSELAAAVGAAGAAITALDVTESHHETLVVDVTCNTTDDDHAARVKDALNALDGVTVQHVSDRTFLMHLGGKLEVVPKVPLRNRDDLSRAYTPGVARVCLAIAEDPAAARNLTVKRNTVAVVTDGSAVLGLGNIGPAAALPVMEGKAALFKQFANVDAWPVCLDTQDTQEIIRTVKLLAPVFGGVNLEDIAAPRCFEIEARLREELDIPVFHDDQHGTAIVTLAALVNALRVVDKKIADVKIVVSGVGAAGSAIIQLLKAQGARHIVAAGRSGAIHKGETYNDPHRTWIADNTNQEGFAGSLHEALAGADVFIGVSAPNILGEEHIASMAKDAIVFAMANPTPEVDPAVASRHAAVVATGRSDFPNQINNVLAFPGLFRGLLDVGASDITPEMLVAAAEAIANRVNDNELNASYIIPSIFDPHVTADVAAAVAAAAQASNVATAAESADSAKESVPALASA from the coding sequence ATGGCGAACCCCAGCCCCGGAAATTCGATCACCCTGCGCGTGGAAGCGCCCTCAAGCTTCAGCGCCACCAGCGAACTTGCCGCAGCCGTCGGAGCAGCCGGCGCGGCCATCACCGCACTGGACGTCACGGAGTCCCACCACGAGACCCTCGTCGTTGACGTCACCTGCAACACCACCGATGACGACCACGCCGCACGCGTCAAGGACGCCCTCAACGCGCTCGACGGCGTTACGGTCCAGCACGTCTCGGACCGCACCTTCCTGATGCACCTCGGCGGCAAGCTCGAGGTGGTCCCCAAGGTCCCGCTGCGCAACCGCGACGATCTCTCCCGCGCCTACACGCCGGGCGTCGCCCGCGTCTGCCTGGCCATCGCCGAGGACCCTGCCGCTGCCCGCAACCTGACGGTCAAGCGCAACACGGTGGCAGTGGTCACCGACGGCTCCGCGGTGCTGGGCCTGGGCAACATCGGTCCCGCAGCCGCGCTCCCGGTCATGGAAGGCAAAGCCGCACTCTTCAAGCAGTTCGCCAACGTGGACGCCTGGCCGGTCTGCCTGGACACCCAGGACACCCAGGAAATCATCCGCACCGTCAAGCTCCTGGCACCCGTCTTCGGTGGCGTCAACCTGGAGGACATCGCTGCTCCGCGCTGCTTCGAGATCGAGGCCCGCCTGCGCGAGGAACTGGACATCCCGGTCTTCCACGATGACCAGCACGGCACGGCCATCGTGACCCTGGCAGCCCTGGTCAACGCCCTGCGCGTAGTGGACAAGAAGATCGCGGACGTCAAGATCGTGGTGTCCGGCGTCGGCGCCGCCGGTTCTGCCATCATCCAGCTGCTCAAAGCCCAGGGCGCCCGGCACATCGTGGCCGCCGGCCGCTCCGGCGCCATCCACAAGGGCGAGACCTACAACGATCCCCACCGCACCTGGATCGCGGACAACACCAACCAGGAAGGCTTCGCCGGCAGCCTGCACGAGGCCCTGGCGGGTGCCGATGTCTTCATCGGCGTCTCCGCCCCGAACATCCTTGGCGAAGAGCACATTGCATCCATGGCCAAGGACGCCATCGTGTTCGCCATGGCCAACCCCACCCCCGAGGTGGACCCCGCCGTTGCCTCCCGGCACGCCGCCGTCGTGGCCACCGGCCGCAGCGACTTCCCCAACCAGATCAACAATGTCCTGGCCTTCCCCGGCCTCTTCCGCGGGCTCCTGGATGTCGGCGCAAGCGACATCACGCCGGAAATGCTGGTGGCTGCCGCCGAGGCAATCGCAAACCGCGTGAATGATAATGAGCTCAATGCGAGCTACATCATTCCGAGCATTTTCGACCCCCATGTGACCGCCGACGTCGCAGCGGCCGTAGCGGCCGCAGCCCAGGCCTCAAACGTTGCAACGGCCGCCGAATCGGCCGACTCTGCCAAGGAATCAGTGCCGGCACTCGCCTCCGCCTGA
- the aceB gene encoding malate synthase A has product MAITVTDPRPIDRAEEILTPKALAFVEELHNRFAGTRNELLAARAVKRQRVAETGKLDFLPETKDVRDGDWKVAPAPAALQDRRVEMTGPASPAKMAINALNSGAKVWLADLEDASTPTWANVIDAILNLRDAAQGTLSFTSEEGKEYRLRTDAPLAVVVARPRGWHMQEKHLLINGEPAVGALVDFGLHFFHIAKQLVLNGQGPYYYLPKMESHLEARLWNDVFVFAQDYLGLNQGTIRATVLIETIPAAFEMDEILYELRDHASGLNAGRWDYLFSIIKYFRDAGEEFVLPDRASVVMTAPFMRAYTELLVKTCHKRGAFAMGGMAAVIPNRRHPEVTAAAFEKVRADKTREANDGFDGSWVAHPDLVPTCREVFDSVLGDKPNQVDKQRPEVSVTAEQLLDVQSADGQVTEAGLRLNLYVAVAYTAVWLSGNGAVAIHNLMEDAATAEISRSQVWQQIRNKSILADSGNTVTKELVERVLGEETERLRTEFGDEAFRRYYQPASELIADICLSDDYTDFLTTPAYELVG; this is encoded by the coding sequence ATGGCCATCACCGTCACAGATCCCCGGCCGATCGACCGCGCGGAGGAGATCCTCACGCCCAAGGCACTGGCCTTCGTGGAAGAGCTCCACAACCGGTTCGCGGGTACCCGCAACGAGCTCCTGGCGGCCCGCGCCGTCAAGCGGCAGCGGGTAGCCGAGACCGGCAAGCTGGACTTCCTGCCGGAGACCAAGGACGTGCGCGACGGCGACTGGAAGGTTGCGCCGGCACCGGCGGCTTTGCAGGACCGCCGCGTGGAGATGACCGGACCCGCGTCGCCGGCAAAGATGGCCATCAACGCCCTGAACTCCGGCGCCAAGGTGTGGCTGGCGGACCTTGAGGACGCCAGCACGCCCACCTGGGCCAACGTCATCGACGCCATCCTGAACCTCCGCGACGCGGCCCAGGGCACCCTCAGCTTCACCTCGGAGGAAGGCAAGGAGTACCGCCTCCGCACCGACGCACCGCTCGCCGTCGTAGTGGCCCGCCCCCGCGGCTGGCACATGCAGGAAAAGCACCTGCTGATCAACGGTGAACCGGCCGTGGGCGCGCTGGTGGACTTTGGGCTGCATTTCTTCCACATCGCCAAACAGCTGGTGCTCAACGGACAGGGCCCGTACTACTACCTGCCCAAGATGGAGAGCCACCTTGAGGCGCGTCTGTGGAACGACGTGTTCGTGTTCGCGCAGGACTACCTGGGCCTGAACCAGGGCACCATCCGCGCCACCGTGCTGATCGAAACCATCCCGGCCGCCTTCGAGATGGACGAGATCCTGTACGAACTGCGGGACCACGCCTCCGGACTGAATGCCGGCCGCTGGGACTACCTGTTCAGCATCATCAAGTACTTCCGCGACGCCGGCGAGGAATTCGTCCTGCCGGACCGCGCGTCCGTGGTGATGACCGCCCCGTTCATGCGTGCCTACACCGAACTCCTGGTGAAGACCTGCCACAAGCGCGGCGCCTTCGCCATGGGCGGCATGGCAGCGGTCATCCCCAACCGGCGCCACCCGGAAGTCACCGCGGCAGCTTTCGAAAAGGTGCGTGCGGACAAGACCCGCGAGGCAAACGACGGCTTCGACGGTTCCTGGGTTGCCCACCCGGACCTGGTCCCCACCTGCCGCGAAGTCTTCGACTCCGTGCTGGGTGACAAGCCCAACCAGGTGGACAAGCAGCGGCCCGAGGTTTCCGTGACGGCGGAGCAGCTGCTGGACGTCCAGTCCGCCGACGGCCAGGTCACCGAGGCCGGACTGCGGCTGAACCTGTACGTAGCCGTCGCCTACACGGCGGTGTGGCTGTCCGGAAACGGCGCCGTGGCCATCCACAACCTGATGGAAGATGCCGCCACTGCGGAGATCTCCCGTTCCCAGGTGTGGCAGCAGATCCGCAACAAGTCCATCCTGGCGGACTCCGGCAACACCGTGACCAAGGAACTGGTGGAGCGGGTCCTGGGCGAGGAGACCGAGCGGCTCCGCACCGAGTTCGGCGACGAAGCGTTCCGCCGCTACTACCAGCCGGCCAGCGAACTGATCGCGGACATCTGCCTGTCCGATGACTACACGGACTTCCTGACCACCCCCGCCTACGAGCTGGTGGGCTGA
- a CDS encoding DUF6986 family protein, whose product MATPKPSLSAGDLAAIDGQLAATDRLLEQNYPGDDGSRQPVHTVYVPADRFTPSFAADWGAQAATTVEAHGGFEKLGRLLGQEASLAEAVACRVAAKLAAEPIEDLRLDFEDGFGDRGDDAEDAAAVAAASTVAQAVAAGSAPPFIGIRFKCFEAPTRARGLRTLDLFVSGLATAGELPEGLVLTLPKVTTVAQVKAMDFAVSRLEEVHGLPAGRLRFEVQVETPQLILGPEGTSPVAQLPHAVPGRISGLHYGTYDYSASLQISAEYQSMEHPVADFAKEVMQLAVAGTGIRLSDGSTNIIPVGDNVENAWQLHGRLVRRSLERGYYQGWDLHPAQLPSRFAATYAFYREGLPAAAARLRNYVERTEGGVMDEPATARALAAFVLRGVQCGAVGGEEVQALAGVGIPQLTALAHPRLATTSNS is encoded by the coding sequence ATGGCAACACCTAAACCCTCGCTCTCCGCAGGGGACCTGGCCGCCATCGACGGGCAACTTGCCGCCACGGACCGGTTGCTGGAGCAGAACTACCCGGGCGACGACGGCTCCCGCCAGCCCGTGCACACGGTGTACGTGCCGGCGGACCGGTTCACGCCGTCGTTCGCTGCCGACTGGGGCGCCCAGGCAGCCACGACGGTGGAAGCCCACGGCGGGTTCGAAAAGCTGGGCCGGCTCCTGGGCCAGGAAGCCAGCCTCGCCGAGGCGGTCGCCTGCCGGGTTGCCGCAAAGCTGGCAGCCGAGCCAATTGAGGACCTGCGCCTGGACTTTGAGGACGGCTTTGGGGACAGGGGCGACGACGCCGAGGACGCCGCCGCGGTTGCCGCGGCTTCCACGGTGGCCCAGGCAGTCGCGGCGGGCTCCGCTCCGCCGTTCATCGGCATCCGGTTCAAGTGCTTTGAGGCCCCCACCCGGGCCCGCGGCCTGCGGACCCTGGACCTCTTTGTCTCCGGCCTGGCCACGGCCGGTGAACTGCCCGAGGGCCTGGTCCTGACCCTGCCCAAGGTCACCACGGTGGCGCAGGTGAAGGCCATGGACTTTGCCGTGTCGCGGCTGGAGGAAGTCCACGGACTTCCCGCCGGCCGCCTCCGGTTCGAGGTGCAGGTGGAAACTCCGCAGCTGATCCTTGGCCCGGAAGGCACATCGCCGGTGGCGCAGCTGCCGCACGCCGTGCCCGGCCGGATCAGCGGCCTGCACTACGGCACCTACGACTACTCCGCGTCCCTGCAGATCTCCGCCGAATACCAGTCCATGGAGCACCCCGTGGCGGACTTCGCCAAGGAGGTCATGCAGCTGGCCGTGGCCGGCACGGGCATCCGGCTCTCCGATGGTTCCACCAACATCATCCCGGTGGGCGACAACGTGGAGAACGCCTGGCAGCTGCACGGCCGCCTGGTCCGCCGGTCGCTGGAGCGCGGCTATTACCAGGGCTGGGACCTGCATCCGGCCCAGCTGCCCAGCCGCTTCGCTGCCACCTACGCCTTCTACCGTGAAGGCCTCCCGGCCGCCGCGGCCCGCCTGCGCAACTACGTGGAGCGGACCGAAGGCGGCGTGATGGACGAGCCCGCCACCGCCCGCGCCCTTGCCGCCTTCGTGCTCCGCGGCGTCCAGTGCGGCGCTGTTGGTGGCGAGGAGGTCCAGGCGCTTGCCGGCGTCGGAATTCCGCAGCTCACCGCGCTGGCGCACCCGCGGCTGGCCACCACTTCCAACTCCTAA
- a CDS encoding bifunctional allantoicase/(S)-ureidoglycine aminohydrolase — MGKYYTPTGGLPPQTHLTTERAIVTEAYTVIPKGVLTDIVTSNLPGFANTRSWIIARPISGFATTFSQLIVEIGPGGGAPRAEFEEGVEGVIFVTQGTVNLTLDGELHKLEEGGYAYLAAGAQWGLENVSEDIVSFHWIRKAYERLEGYEAKSFVTNEKDVEPTSMPDTNDVWKTTRFTDSSDLAHDMQVNIVTFQPGGVIPFPETHVMEHGLFVLEGKAMYLLNNDWVEVEAGDFMWLRAFCPQACYAGGPGEFRYLLYKDMNRQVKLT, encoded by the coding sequence ATGGGCAAGTACTACACCCCCACCGGCGGCCTGCCGCCGCAGACCCACCTCACCACCGAACGCGCCATCGTCACCGAGGCCTACACCGTCATCCCCAAGGGCGTGCTGACGGACATCGTCACCTCCAACCTGCCGGGCTTCGCCAACACCCGGTCGTGGATCATCGCCCGCCCCATCTCCGGCTTCGCCACCACGTTCTCGCAGCTGATCGTGGAGATCGGACCGGGCGGCGGGGCACCCCGCGCCGAATTCGAAGAAGGCGTGGAGGGCGTCATTTTCGTCACGCAGGGAACCGTCAACCTGACCCTTGACGGCGAACTGCACAAGCTCGAGGAAGGCGGCTACGCCTACCTGGCCGCCGGAGCGCAGTGGGGCCTGGAGAACGTCTCCGAGGACATCGTCTCCTTCCACTGGATCCGCAAGGCCTACGAGCGGCTCGAGGGATACGAGGCCAAGTCCTTCGTCACCAATGAAAAGGACGTGGAGCCGACCTCAATGCCGGACACCAATGACGTCTGGAAGACCACCCGCTTCACCGACTCGAGCGACCTGGCCCACGACATGCAAGTGAACATCGTGACGTTCCAGCCCGGCGGCGTCATCCCGTTCCCGGAAACGCACGTGATGGAGCATGGCCTGTTCGTCCTGGAGGGCAAGGCCATGTACCTGCTGAACAACGACTGGGTTGAGGTGGAGGCCGGCGACTTCATGTGGCTGCGCGCCTTCTGCCCGCAGGCCTGCTACGCCGGCGGCCCCGGCGAGTTCCGCTACCTGCTGTACAAGGACATGAACCGGCAGGTGAAGCTGACCTAG
- a CDS encoding zinc-dependent alcohol dehydrogenase, with translation MKALTWQGKRSVSVEEVPDPVIQEPTDAIVRITSTAICGSDLHLYEVLGPYMHKGDVIGHEPMGIVEEVGSGVTNLRKGDRVVIPFNISCGSCYMCKLGLQSQCEVTQVKEKGSGAALFGYSELYGSVPGGQAEYLRVPHADYGPVKVGNELPDERYLFLSDILPTAWQAVEYADVPAGGTLAVFGLGPVGQFAGRIGVHRGFRVIGIDPVPERREMAARHGVETLDLSKTIGDELREMTGGRGPDAVVDAVGMEAHGSPMAGFAHQALGLLPDKLAQKAMETGGVDRLAALHASVDAVRRGGTLSLSGVYGGTASPMPLLTMFDKQLQVRMGQCNVRNWTDAILPLVEDDADPLGVMDLVTHRAGLEGAPALYEKFQKKEDGCIKVVLNPGA, from the coding sequence GTGAAAGCACTGACGTGGCAAGGAAAACGGTCGGTAAGCGTAGAAGAAGTACCTGATCCCGTTATCCAGGAACCGACGGATGCAATCGTACGGATCACCTCCACCGCCATCTGCGGCTCGGACCTGCACCTCTACGAGGTCCTGGGCCCGTACATGCACAAGGGTGACGTCATTGGCCACGAGCCGATGGGCATCGTGGAAGAAGTGGGCAGCGGCGTCACCAACCTCCGCAAGGGCGACCGTGTGGTGATTCCCTTCAACATCTCCTGCGGCTCCTGCTACATGTGCAAGCTGGGGCTGCAGTCCCAGTGCGAGGTAACCCAGGTCAAGGAAAAGGGATCCGGCGCCGCCCTCTTCGGCTACTCAGAGCTGTACGGGTCCGTTCCCGGCGGCCAGGCCGAGTACCTGCGGGTGCCGCACGCCGACTACGGACCCGTCAAGGTGGGCAACGAGCTTCCGGACGAACGCTACCTGTTCCTCTCCGATATCCTGCCCACCGCCTGGCAGGCCGTGGAATACGCCGACGTCCCGGCAGGCGGTACCCTGGCCGTGTTCGGCCTTGGCCCGGTTGGCCAGTTCGCCGGCCGGATCGGCGTCCACCGCGGGTTCCGCGTCATCGGTATTGACCCCGTTCCGGAGCGCCGGGAGATGGCTGCGCGGCACGGGGTGGAAACGCTGGACTTGAGCAAGACCATCGGGGACGAACTCCGCGAAATGACCGGGGGACGGGGCCCGGACGCGGTGGTTGACGCCGTCGGAATGGAAGCCCACGGCTCGCCTATGGCAGGCTTCGCCCACCAGGCGCTGGGGCTCCTGCCGGACAAGCTGGCCCAGAAGGCTATGGAGACCGGCGGCGTGGACCGGCTGGCAGCGCTGCACGCTTCCGTCGACGCTGTGCGCCGCGGCGGCACGCTGTCCCTGAGCGGTGTGTACGGCGGCACGGCCAGCCCCATGCCGCTGCTCACCATGTTCGACAAGCAGCTGCAGGTGCGCATGGGGCAGTGCAACGTGCGGAACTGGACGGACGCCATCCTTCCCCTTGTGGAGGACGACGCCGATCCGCTGGGTGTGATGGACCTGGTCACCCATCGTGCGGGCCTGGAAGGCGCGCCCGCTCTGTATGAGAAGTTCCAGAAGAAGGAAGACGGCTGCATCAAGGTGGTCCTCAACCCGGGCGCCTAA
- a CDS encoding HAD family hydrolase: MTESTTPPDGVRRGVLFDVDGTLIDSSYIHTISWWGAFRQYGHDVSMAAIHQLVGMGGARLVDNLLPSGRDRDEDEDIMASHGALYASHWPSLRPLDGAKELLGQCHAGGLAVALASSARERDLQVMRSVLDADAFIDAATSANDAKESKPAPDILEAALESAGVDAAHAVYVGDAVWDMKAAGALGIPAIGVTCGGIQAAQLREAGAVEVYEGPRDLLENLASSAIGRLLALQPNP; the protein is encoded by the coding sequence ATGACTGAGTCCACGACACCCCCTGACGGTGTCCGCCGGGGGGTCCTCTTTGACGTTGACGGCACCCTGATCGACTCGTCCTACATCCACACCATCTCCTGGTGGGGTGCCTTCCGCCAATACGGGCACGACGTGTCCATGGCGGCCATCCACCAGCTCGTCGGCATGGGCGGTGCCCGCTTGGTGGACAACCTGCTGCCGTCCGGCCGCGACCGTGACGAGGACGAGGACATCATGGCCAGCCACGGTGCACTGTACGCTTCGCACTGGCCCTCGCTCCGTCCCTTGGACGGGGCCAAAGAACTGTTGGGCCAGTGCCATGCCGGCGGGTTGGCCGTGGCGCTTGCCTCCTCGGCCCGGGAGCGGGATCTGCAGGTCATGCGGTCCGTCCTGGATGCAGACGCCTTTATCGATGCCGCTACCAGCGCCAACGATGCGAAGGAAAGCAAGCCGGCGCCTGACATCCTCGAGGCGGCCCTCGAATCTGCCGGCGTGGACGCGGCGCACGCGGTCTATGTCGGCGACGCCGTGTGGGACATGAAGGCGGCCGGAGCCCTGGGGATCCCGGCCATAGGAGTCACCTGCGGGGGCATCCAGGCCGCGCAACTGCGCGAGGCGGGCGCCGTCGAGGTTTATGAAGGGCCGCGCGACCTACTGGAGAACCTTGCCTCCAGCGCCATCGGCCGCTTGCTTGCACTGCAGCCGAATCCCTGA
- a CDS encoding glycoside hydrolase family 15 protein → MVRIEDYAVVGDLHTGALISKDGSIDWLCLPRFDSPACFNALLDTPDAGRWLLAPVGGGACTRRSYRDGSLVLDTEWDTPDGTVRVTDFMPPRDSVADIVRIVEGVSGSVKMHGELILRFDYGHIIPWVRKDKRGLHAIAGPDAVYLVTPAPLHGENMHTVSDFTVNAGDKVPFVLTWAPSHVGRPVSVDAEDVLASTFEFWRGWSSQCTVEGKYQDAVVRSLITLKALTYAPTGGIVAAVTTSLPEQPGGQRNWDYRYCWLRDAAMTLQALLAAGYTAEAAAWRDWLLRAVAGDPADLQIMYGIHGERRLPEMELPWLKGYENSVPVRIGNAAAEQFQLDVWGEVLDCLALTRNSLLKHTDEAWDVQIALMEHLETIWDQPDNGLWEMRGPRRHFTHSKVMAWVAADRMVKGVRESGLPGPVERWEALRDQIRADIMANGFDAERNTFVQSYGRPELDASLLLIPRVGFLPNDDPKVIGTIEAIQRELTQDGFVLRYKPQESDDGLPGDEGVFLACSFWMVEALLGAGRHEESRELFERLLELRNDVGLLSEEWAVKAGRQLGNTPQAFSHFALVTSALELHQDTVRRSDIPLPSARADSR, encoded by the coding sequence ATGGTGCGAATTGAGGATTATGCGGTGGTTGGCGACCTTCACACCGGGGCCCTGATCAGCAAGGACGGCTCGATCGACTGGCTCTGCCTGCCGCGGTTCGATTCCCCTGCGTGCTTCAACGCGCTGCTGGACACCCCGGACGCGGGCCGCTGGCTGCTGGCGCCCGTGGGTGGAGGTGCCTGCACGCGCCGCAGCTACCGGGACGGCAGCCTGGTCCTGGACACCGAGTGGGACACGCCGGACGGAACCGTGCGCGTTACCGACTTCATGCCGCCCCGCGACTCCGTGGCTGACATCGTCCGGATCGTGGAAGGCGTCAGCGGCAGCGTCAAAATGCACGGGGAGCTGATCCTGAGGTTCGACTACGGCCACATCATTCCGTGGGTCCGCAAGGACAAGCGCGGGCTGCACGCCATTGCGGGGCCGGACGCCGTCTACCTGGTGACCCCCGCACCCCTGCACGGGGAAAACATGCATACCGTCAGCGACTTCACCGTGAACGCCGGCGACAAAGTCCCGTTCGTACTGACCTGGGCGCCCAGCCACGTGGGCAGGCCCGTCTCCGTGGATGCCGAGGACGTCCTGGCGAGCACCTTTGAATTCTGGCGGGGCTGGTCCTCGCAATGCACCGTGGAGGGGAAATACCAGGACGCGGTGGTGCGCTCCCTGATTACGCTCAAGGCACTGACCTACGCCCCAACCGGGGGCATCGTAGCCGCGGTCACCACCTCCCTTCCCGAGCAGCCCGGCGGCCAGCGCAACTGGGACTACCGCTACTGCTGGCTGCGGGATGCCGCCATGACCCTGCAGGCGCTCCTGGCCGCGGGGTACACCGCCGAGGCCGCCGCGTGGCGGGACTGGCTGCTCCGCGCGGTTGCCGGCGACCCCGCCGACCTGCAGATCATGTACGGGATCCACGGTGAACGGCGGCTGCCGGAAATGGAGCTGCCCTGGCTGAAGGGCTATGAGAACTCGGTTCCCGTGCGGATCGGAAACGCGGCGGCCGAGCAGTTCCAGCTGGACGTGTGGGGCGAGGTCCTGGACTGCCTGGCGCTGACCCGGAACTCGCTGCTGAAGCATACCGACGAGGCTTGGGACGTGCAGATCGCGCTGATGGAACACCTGGAAACCATCTGGGACCAGCCGGACAACGGGCTCTGGGAAATGCGGGGGCCCCGCCGGCACTTTACCCATTCCAAGGTCATGGCCTGGGTGGCGGCCGACCGGATGGTGAAGGGCGTCCGCGAGTCCGGTCTGCCGGGTCCGGTGGAGCGCTGGGAAGCGCTGCGGGACCAGATCCGCGCGGACATCATGGCCAACGGTTTTGACGCCGAGCGCAATACGTTCGTCCAGTCCTACGGCCGGCCCGAGCTGGATGCGAGCCTGCTGCTGATTCCCAGGGTGGGATTCCTGCCCAACGACGACCCCAAGGTCATCGGCACCATCGAGGCCATCCAACGGGAGCTGACCCAGGACGGGTTCGTGCTGCGGTACAAACCGCAAGAGAGCGACGACGGCCTGCCGGGCGACGAAGGCGTCTTCCTGGCCTGCTCGTTCTGGATGGTTGAGGCGCTCCTGGGTGCCGGGCGCCATGAGGAATCGCGTGAACTTTTCGAACGGCTGCTGGAACTGCGCAATGATGTGGGGCTGCTGAGTGAGGAATGGGCGGTCAAGGCAGGCCGCCAGCTGGGTAATACACCGCAGGCATTCAGCCACTTCGCCCTTGTGACTAGCGCTCTGGAGCTACATCAGGATACCGTTCGGCGCAGTGACATCCCTCTTCCATCTGCAAGGGCGGATTCGCGCTGA
- a CDS encoding DUF72 domain-containing protein, with protein sequence MAIHIGTSGWSYDHWENVLYPPGLPVRDRLQCYVSRFSTVELNASFYRWPRDTTFAGWNRRLPPGFSMSVKAPRGLTHARKLYSPEVWVERIARCWHELGDKRAVLLVQLPPQLARDDARLDYFLAVLPSWIRVAVEFRHPTWDCPEVFELLERHQAAYCIMSGANLPCILRTTAPFTYIRLHGPDQEHLYGGSYSDADMHWWADRIREWDSAGVDVYAYFNNDGGGNAVRNAQTLRGILGNG encoded by the coding sequence ATGGCAATCCACATTGGCACCTCCGGCTGGAGTTACGACCACTGGGAGAACGTGCTGTACCCGCCCGGACTGCCCGTCCGGGACCGGCTCCAGTGCTACGTCTCCAGGTTCAGCACGGTTGAACTGAATGCCAGCTTTTACCGGTGGCCGCGGGACACCACTTTCGCTGGCTGGAACAGGCGCCTGCCGCCAGGGTTCAGCATGTCCGTCAAGGCTCCCCGCGGACTGACCCACGCCCGCAAGCTGTACTCCCCCGAAGTCTGGGTGGAGCGCATCGCCAGGTGCTGGCATGAGCTCGGGGACAAACGTGCCGTGCTCCTGGTCCAGCTGCCTCCGCAACTGGCGCGGGACGATGCGAGGCTGGACTATTTCCTGGCCGTGCTGCCGTCCTGGATCAGGGTTGCCGTTGAGTTCCGGCACCCCACCTGGGACTGCCCGGAGGTATTTGAGCTGCTGGAGCGCCACCAGGCGGCGTACTGCATCATGAGCGGCGCCAACCTGCCCTGCATCCTGCGCACCACTGCGCCATTCACGTACATCCGGCTGCACGGACCGGACCAGGAGCACCTGTACGGCGGCTCCTACTCAGACGCGGACATGCACTGGTGGGCGGACAGGATCCGGGAGTGGGACAGCGCCGGCGTCGACGTGTACGCCTACTTCAATAACGACGGCGGCGGGAACGCGGTGCGGAACGCCCAGACCCTGCGCGGGATCCTGGGCAACGGCTGA
- a CDS encoding App1 family protein yields the protein MDTAPQNPAHDTARPPRDNTKGRVALSGGQFFRLAHRLSDALNDVRIQLAQRWKFVPQTIAYQGYGSTTRVRVLGRVLLTQKPQPGSKAEHQAKNGNQNVRGWRAFTGVPLQYSDVEITIGDVVTHVTADRGGLIDTEVDVKLSPGWHTAVLRAEGTEPAEALIQVIAPGVEFGIVSDIDDTVMVTALPRPFLALWNTFVLSERARMATPGMAVLLDRLTIEHPEAPIIYLSTGPWNAAPTLARFLTRNMYPKGALLLTDWGLTQDRWFRSGQDHKHRNLERLAQEFPDMRWLLIGDNGQHDEAIYSAFAAENPDKVAAIAIRQLSVSESVFAGGHSEDGDHSTSRVPWIYSPDGAGIAKQLAMLDLLRG from the coding sequence ATGGACACGGCTCCGCAGAACCCCGCCCATGACACGGCACGCCCGCCCCGGGACAACACCAAGGGCCGCGTTGCGCTTTCCGGAGGCCAGTTCTTCCGGCTGGCACACCGGCTGTCCGACGCTCTCAATGACGTCAGGATCCAGCTCGCCCAACGGTGGAAGTTCGTGCCGCAGACCATCGCCTACCAGGGTTACGGTTCCACCACCCGGGTGCGGGTGTTGGGGCGGGTGCTGCTGACGCAGAAGCCGCAGCCGGGCAGCAAGGCGGAGCACCAAGCGAAAAACGGCAACCAGAACGTCCGCGGCTGGCGCGCCTTCACCGGGGTGCCGCTGCAGTACAGCGACGTCGAAATCACCATCGGGGACGTGGTCACCCACGTCACGGCGGACCGGGGCGGGCTGATCGACACCGAGGTGGATGTCAAGCTCTCCCCCGGCTGGCACACCGCAGTGCTCCGCGCGGAGGGTACCGAGCCGGCAGAGGCACTGATCCAGGTGATCGCCCCCGGAGTGGAATTCGGCATCGTCTCCGACATCGACGACACCGTAATGGTCACCGCCCTGCCCCGGCCCTTCCTGGCGCTGTGGAATACCTTCGTGCTCAGCGAACGCGCCCGCATGGCCACCCCGGGCATGGCCGTGCTGCTGGACAGGCTGACCATCGAGCACCCTGAAGCCCCGATCATCTACCTGTCCACGGGGCCCTGGAACGCCGCCCCCACGCTGGCACGGTTCCTGACCCGCAACATGTACCCCAAGGGCGCGCTGCTGTTGACGGACTGGGGGCTCACCCAGGACCGCTGGTTCCGCAGCGGGCAGGACCACAAGCACCGGAACCTGGAGCGGCTGGCGCAGGAGTTTCCGGACATGCGGTGGCTCCTGATCGGCGACAACGGCCAGCACGACGAGGCCATCTACTCCGCCTTCGCGGCTGAGAACCCGGACAAGGTTGCGGCGATCGCCATTCGTCAACTGTCCGTCAGCGAGTCGGTCTTCGCCGGCGGCCACTCCGAAGACGGGGACCACAGCACCTCAAGGGTGCCCTGGATCTATTCCCCCGACGGCGCCGGCATCGCAAAGCAGCTCGCCATGCTGGACCTGCTCCGGGGCTGA